From one Streptococcus pneumoniae genomic stretch:
- the macP gene encoding cell wall synthase accessory phosphoprotein MacP, with protein sequence MGKPLLTDEMIERTNRGEKLTGPRLYDDEETKIIETNRPFGYASHNGHGFSQETLDIKVEPTVVKSRRIENAKRGLFESKLNKILLWIVLLLAALLVAIFKL encoded by the coding sequence ATGGGAAAGCCCTTATTGACAGATGAGATGATTGAGCGTACCAATCGTGGTGAAAAGCTCACAGGGCCTAGACTCTATGATGATGAGGAAACAAAGATTATTGAGACCAATCGTCCTTTTGGCTATGCTTCACATAACGGTCATGGCTTTAGCCAAGAAACACTAGATATCAAGGTTGAGCCTACGGTTGTGAAAAGCCGCAGGATTGAAAATGCCAAGCGAGGATTGTTTGAGTCAAAACTTAATAAAATCCTCTTATGGATTGTCCTTTTACTAGCTGCCTTGCTTGTGGCTATCTTTAAATTGTAA
- a CDS encoding NUDIX hydrolase — MNFEEKTIKRTDIFKGRVITVVEDDVELPDGKGQAKRELIFHNGAVAVLAVTADDKLILVKQYRKAIEAISYEIPAGKLEIGENADPLAAALRELEEETGYTGELELLYDFYTAIGFCNEKIKLYKASHLVRVENPRPQDEDETLELYQVSFEEAKSLVQSGDICDAKTLLALEYWALERQMR, encoded by the coding sequence ATGAATTTTGAAGAAAAAACGATTAAGCGCACAGACATTTTTAAAGGTCGTGTCATTACAGTGGTAGAAGATGATGTCGAATTGCCAGACGGCAAAGGGCAAGCCAAGCGTGAGCTTATCTTTCATAATGGTGCTGTGGCTGTTCTTGCCGTAACGGCAGATGATAAGTTAATCTTGGTGAAGCAGTACCGCAAGGCGATTGAAGCGATTAGCTACGAAATCCCAGCCGGAAAGCTAGAAATTGGGGAAAATGCAGACCCGCTAGCGGCAGCATTACGGGAATTAGAAGAAGAAACAGGCTATACAGGCGAGCTAGAGCTGCTCTATGATTTTTACACAGCTATTGGCTTTTGTAATGAAAAAATCAAGCTCTATAAGGCGAGTCATCTTGTTCGTGTGGAAAATCCAAGACCACAAGATGAAGATGAAACCTTGGAATTGTATCAAGTCAGCTTTGAAGAAGCAAAGAGCTTGGTTCAAAGTGGAGATATCTGTGATGCTAAAACCCTCTTAGCTTTAGAGTATTGGGCTTTAGAAAGACAGATGCGCTAG
- the glmU gene encoding bifunctional UDP-N-acetylglucosamine diphosphorylase/glucosamine-1-phosphate N-acetyltransferase GlmU — protein MTNYAIILAAGKGTRMKSDLPKVLHKVAGISMLEHVFRSVSAIAPQKTVTVVGHKAEMVEEVLAGKTDFVTQTEQLGTGHAVMMAEPVLQECSGQTLVIAGDTPLITGDSLRDLVEFHVNHKNVATILTAETDNPFGYGRIVRNQHGEVTKIVEEKDASDFEKQIKEINTGTYIFDNARLFEALKNINTNNAQGEYYITDVISIFREAGEKVGAYVLRDFDESLGVNDRVALARAEEVMRERINKAHMVNGVSFTNPAATYIDIDVEIAPDVQIEANVTLKGKTSIGAESILTNGTYIVDSEIGERVVVTNSMIEESRIEEDVTVGPFAHIRPGSTLAKGAHIGNFVEVKGSSIGENTKAGHLTYIGNAEVGRDVNFGAGTITVNYDGQKKYTTKIGNHVFVGSNSTLIAPLEIGDNALTAAGSTITKNVPQDAVAIGRNRQENKENYAKRLPHYPKEG, from the coding sequence ATGACAAATTACGCAATTATTTTAGCAGCAGGTAAAGGTACTCGAATGAAATCGGATCTTCCGAAAGTCTTGCACAAGGTGGCAGGGATTTCGATGCTAGAACATGTTTTTCGCAGTGTTTCTGCTATTGCTCCTCAAAAAACGGTGACAGTTGTAGGACACAAGGCAGAAATGGTAGAAGAAGTGTTGGCAGGAAAGACTGACTTTGTCACTCAAACTGAGCAGCTAGGAACAGGGCATGCAGTCATGATGGCTGAGCCTGTTCTTCAAGAGTGCAGTGGGCAGACTTTGGTTATTGCTGGTGATACGCCTTTGATTACAGGTGACAGTCTCAGAGACTTGGTCGAGTTTCACGTTAACCATAAAAATGTGGCGACCATTTTGACAGCTGAAACGGACAATCCTTTTGGCTATGGTCGTATTGTGCGCAATCAGCACGGTGAAGTGACCAAGATTGTCGAAGAAAAGGACGCTTCTGATTTTGAAAAGCAAATCAAGGAAATCAATACAGGAACCTATATCTTTGACAATGCACGTCTTTTTGAGGCTTTGAAAAATATCAACACCAACAATGCTCAAGGAGAATACTATATAACAGATGTGATTAGCATTTTCCGTGAAGCAGGCGAGAAGGTCGGTGCTTACGTTCTTCGTGATTTTGATGAGAGTCTTGGGGTCAATGACCGAGTGGCACTGGCAAGAGCAGAAGAAGTAATGCGTGAGCGTATTAACAAAGCTCACATGGTCAATGGTGTCAGTTTTACAAATCCAGCAGCGACCTATATTGATATTGATGTAGAGATTGCGCCAGACGTGCAGATTGAAGCCAACGTGACCTTGAAAGGCAAGACCTCAATTGGTGCTGAAAGTATCTTGACGAACGGTACTTACATTGTCGATTCAGAAATTGGGGAGCGCGTGGTTGTGACTAATTCTATGATTGAGGAATCCCGCATCGAAGAAGATGTGACGGTGGGACCTTTCGCTCATATCCGTCCAGGCTCTACCCTAGCAAAAGGTGCTCACATTGGAAACTTTGTCGAGGTTAAAGGCTCTAGTATCGGTGAAAATACCAAAGCAGGTCATTTGACCTATATTGGAAATGCTGAGGTGGGACGTGATGTCAACTTTGGTGCTGGAACGATTACCGTTAACTATGACGGACAGAAAAAATACACGACTAAGATTGGCAATCATGTCTTTGTTGGGTCTAACTCGACCTTGATTGCGCCGCTTGAGATTGGTGATAATGCACTAACAGCGGCTGGCTCGACCATTACTAAAAACGTGCCACAAGATGCAGTCGCAATCGGTCGTAACCGTCAGGAAAATAAAGAAAATTATGCGAAGCGTTTACCGCATTATCCAAAGGAAGGCTAA
- a CDS encoding transporter, with product MKTRTQQAWYNSVSTIGIFSLRFIFQFINRMIFLRFLGVYYLGLNGIFTSILGMLSLAELGIGTSIIYALYKPIAENRQGKIAAYMQLYRKIYRLIAFVIFLLGLLVLPFLPTILQETGLTGELISIYLLFLLNSVIGYLLFSYKRSLLVAYQENYVISWIDFGIFILSSIAQWLVLWGTQNYLLVLVMIVLATIVSNLFVAQVVDKRHPLGNAKIEGLTSAEKSSLKKNVIGNLAGNIAGVIVFSTDNILMSSFISVTAVGLYSNYTIITKNLDSLLLQLMSSQNASVGNLVHSADSDKVYQIFKRYNFLNFVLAFLLSLLVNALIQPFLRIWLGEEYLLSSWTVMLLSIYMFIQMYRYAGFIFYNAYGLYWESRYKPIAEAILNLVFSLLFLIVFKWGIEGILLGTICSTLLTNTWFEPYIIFKYGLKRSIREYLWINIKQWGLFLVSLTVIFGLKDSLLMSSTFWSWFALAALLTIALLFLLIATFFKTPEFRWWWKFLTAKIVSIVRLVSR from the coding sequence GTGAAAACTAGAACACAACAGGCTTGGTATAATTCTGTCTCCACTATTGGAATTTTTTCTCTTCGTTTTATTTTCCAATTTATCAATCGGATGATTTTTCTCCGTTTCTTGGGTGTCTATTATCTGGGACTAAATGGGATTTTTACCAGTATTTTAGGTATGCTGTCTCTAGCGGAGTTAGGGATTGGTACTTCCATTATCTATGCCTTGTATAAACCGATTGCAGAAAATAGGCAAGGGAAAATTGCAGCTTATATGCAGCTCTATCGGAAGATTTATCGATTGATTGCCTTTGTTATCTTCCTCTTGGGCCTACTTGTCTTACCGTTTCTGCCAACGATTTTACAAGAAACAGGGCTAACCGGTGAGTTGATTTCCATCTACCTTCTGTTTCTGCTTAATTCAGTTATTGGCTATCTTTTATTTTCCTATAAGCGAAGTCTCTTGGTTGCCTATCAGGAAAACTATGTGATTTCCTGGATTGATTTTGGAATATTTATCCTATCGAGCATAGCGCAATGGCTCGTACTCTGGGGAACGCAGAACTATTTGCTGGTGCTCGTGATGATTGTTTTAGCAACGATTGTATCGAATCTTTTTGTTGCTCAGGTGGTGGATAAACGCCATCCATTGGGAAATGCTAAAATAGAGGGGTTGACGAGTGCTGAAAAATCCAGCTTAAAGAAAAATGTCATTGGCAATTTGGCAGGTAATATTGCGGGCGTGATTGTCTTTAGTACAGATAATATTTTAATGTCCTCTTTTATCAGTGTGACAGCAGTTGGACTTTATTCTAACTATACGATTATTACGAAAAACTTGGACTCTCTGTTGTTACAGTTGATGAGTTCTCAAAATGCTTCTGTTGGAAATCTAGTCCATAGTGCAGATAGTGACAAGGTCTATCAAATCTTCAAGCGCTATAATTTTTTGAATTTTGTCCTTGCATTTTTACTATCTTTGTTGGTCAATGCTTTAATACAACCATTCTTGAGGATTTGGCTGGGAGAAGAGTATTTATTGTCCTCATGGACAGTCATGTTACTCAGTATCTATATGTTTATACAGATGTATCGGTATGCTGGGTTCATCTTTTATAATGCCTACGGTCTCTACTGGGAGTCGCGCTACAAGCCGATTGCAGAAGCGATTTTAAACTTAGTTTTTTCCTTGCTATTTTTGATTGTTTTCAAATGGGGGATTGAAGGTATCTTATTAGGTACAATTTGCTCGACTCTTCTGACCAATACCTGGTTTGAACCCTATATCATTTTTAAATACGGTCTGAAGCGTTCGATAAGAGAATACCTATGGATCAATATCAAGCAGTGGGGGCTGTTTTTGGTGAGTTTAACAGTTATTTTTGGGTTAAAGGATAGCTTACTGATGTCTAGTACTTTCTGGTCGTGGTTTGCTTTGGCAGCGTTGCTCACAATAGCATTATTATTTCTTCTGATTGCTACTTTTTTTAAAACGCCTGAGTTCCGATGGTGGTGGAAATTTCTCACAGCGAAAATTGTAAGTATAGTGCGGCTGGTCAGCAGGTAG
- a CDS encoding glycosyltransferase family 8 protein, producing MNHTRTKLLPIVLASDYNYRKYVETTIKSIMLYHENVHFILLNKDYPAEWFIRLNQELLPFQSKIEDKKIAVKDYQNFKTYSYITEATFYRYHIAEIAYDKVLYLDSDLIVTGSLDSLYETDIEDYGLGAVADTCVRYFHGKKEFNAGVLLINNRKWKAERVLEKALLIHQDSRVELPDADQTVLNMLFKDNWLELDPTYNVQVCAVFPGIGKKYGLYRGVILHFTTRAKPYTKARIFIRTGFKHWRKKEISLKTYLKNIYEVPFADDWHQVHQLSWDEIVQENRREN from the coding sequence ATGAATCACACAAGAACTAAGCTTCTCCCCATCGTTTTGGCTTCTGATTATAACTACCGAAAATATGTGGAGACGACGATTAAGTCCATTATGCTCTATCATGAGAATGTGCATTTCATCTTGCTCAATAAAGATTATCCTGCTGAGTGGTTTATCCGACTCAATCAGGAATTGCTACCCTTTCAATCCAAGATTGAGGATAAAAAGATTGCTGTAAAGGACTATCAAAATTTTAAAACCTATTCCTATATAACCGAAGCAACCTTTTATCGCTATCATATTGCTGAAATAGCCTATGACAAGGTCTTATATCTTGATTCAGACTTGATTGTAACGGGTAGTTTGGATTCATTATATGAAACAGATATCGAGGATTACGGTCTAGGAGCCGTGGCAGATACCTGTGTCCGTTATTTTCATGGGAAGAAGGAATTTAATGCTGGTGTCCTTCTCATCAATAATCGTAAATGGAAGGCTGAGCGGGTATTGGAGAAAGCTCTGCTCATCCACCAAGATTCAAGGGTAGAATTGCCGGATGCCGATCAGACAGTGTTGAATATGCTCTTTAAAGATAATTGGCTGGAATTAGACCCAACCTATAATGTGCAAGTTTGTGCTGTTTTTCCAGGGATTGGTAAGAAATACGGACTTTACAGAGGCGTGATTCTCCACTTTACAACGAGGGCTAAACCTTATACCAAGGCAAGGATATTTATTCGAACAGGTTTCAAACATTGGCGAAAAAAAGAGATTTCCCTCAAAACTTATTTGAAAAATATTTATGAAGTTCCTTTTGCCGATGACTGGCATCAGGTCCATCAATTATCATGGGATGAAATCGTACAGGAGAATCGCCGTGAAAACTAG
- a CDS encoding glycosyltransferase family 8 protein, translating into MSMNIAMAADVYYKDQLEVAMKSIMLHNRNIHFFLLNKDFSAEWFEEMNRYLQDFDSDIVDCKIKSDYYKEFSTNAYITEATFYRYHIPEFIEGEKALYLDVDLIVTENLRPFYDTDIREVGLAAVLDVGAPFLHGINEFNAGVLLINLEKWREKKVLEAALEIHRDSQITLLNADQTVLNILFEGEWLELSDAYNHQVFAEFPYVRRHNPAKKSPIIHYTTSVKPFTKFHKKLKGMVSLLIKHRKITLSEFIRYLYKIPLADEWNQVAQMTWTEVRNSQHESHKN; encoded by the coding sequence ATGTCAATGAATATTGCTATGGCAGCAGATGTTTACTATAAAGACCAATTAGAGGTTGCGATGAAATCGATTATGCTCCATAATCGAAATATCCACTTCTTTTTGTTAAATAAAGATTTTTCAGCAGAGTGGTTTGAAGAAATGAACCGCTATTTGCAAGATTTTGACTCAGATATTGTCGATTGTAAAATTAAGTCGGATTACTACAAAGAATTTTCAACCAATGCCTATATAACAGAAGCGACTTTTTATCGCTACCATATTCCCGAGTTTATTGAGGGCGAAAAAGCTCTCTATTTGGATGTGGATTTGATTGTGACTGAAAATCTTCGCCCCTTTTATGATACAGATATTCGCGAGGTCGGACTAGCTGCCGTTTTGGATGTCGGGGCACCTTTTTTGCATGGAATCAACGAATTTAATGCTGGTGTATTGCTAATCAATTTAGAAAAATGGCGTGAAAAAAAAGTCTTAGAAGCAGCGTTAGAAATTCATCGGGATTCTCAGATTACCTTGCTAAATGCTGACCAAACCGTCTTAAATATCTTATTTGAGGGGGAATGGTTAGAGCTTTCAGATGCTTACAATCATCAGGTTTTTGCTGAGTTTCCCTACGTTAGACGGCACAATCCAGCTAAAAAAAGCCCGATTATCCACTATACGACTTCCGTTAAACCTTTTACGAAATTTCATAAAAAGCTAAAGGGCATGGTGTCGTTGTTGATCAAGCATCGGAAGATTACCCTATCAGAATTTATCCGCTATTTATACAAGATTCCATTGGCAGATGAGTGGAATCAAGTAGCACAAATGACTTGGACGGAAGTGAGGAATAGTCAGCATGAATCACACAAGAACTAA